The following are from one region of the Aspergillus luchuensis IFO 4308 DNA, chromosome 4, nearly complete sequence genome:
- a CDS encoding YbhB/YbcL family Raf kinase inhibitor-like protein (COG:S;~EggNog:ENOG410Q1IR;~InterPro:IPR005247,IPR036610,IPR008914;~PFAM:PF01161;~SECRETED:SignalP(1-22)), which translates to MFSVLFLYLQLLLFKLLYYVRGHDKNLITKSAAFAHLPEPNMKLEAPECGLPGCSLLDHHTYLDVEKGGRFPNLRWTMPRCGEAREFVLICEDPDVPIPSMVFVHGLFFEIPPTCFVAYDDDVDMNPNMPGRITFAGWRYVPNLLGSSYIGASPPYGHGYHRYIFTIVALSEPLDIAQPDKATVSVIKEAMAGKVIGWGEWLGTYQRTMPR; encoded by the coding sequence ATGTTCTCGGTTCTCTTCCTCTATTTGCAGCTTTTGCTGTTCAAACTGCTGTACTACGTTAGAGGCCATGACAAGAACCTCATCACCAAGTCCGCCGCTTTTGCTCACTTGCCTGAGCCAAATATGAAGCTCGAGGCTCCTGAGTGCGGGCTGCCCGGATGTAGCCTCCTCGACCATCACACCTACCTTGACGTTGAGAAGGGAGGCAGATTTCCCAACCTGCGATGGACTATGCCTCGCTGCGGAGAAGCCAGAGAGTTTGTCCTGATTTGCGAAGATCCTGACGTCCCCATCCCGTCTATGGTCTTTGTTCATGGTCTTTTCTTCGAGATTCCACCCACTTGTTTCGTTGCctacgatgatgatgtggacATGAATCCCAACATGCCTGGCCGCATCACCTTCGCTGGTTGGAGATACGTTCCTAACCTTCTTGGGTCGTCTTACATCGGTGCCTCGCCCCCCTACGGTCACGGTTATCATCGCTACATTTTCACCATTGTCGCGCTGAGCGAGCCCCTTGACATTGCCCAGCCAGACAAGGCCACCGTCTCAGTCATTAAGGAGGCCATGGCTGGAAAAGTCATCGGATGGGGTGAATGGTTAGGCACCTATCAGCGCACTATGCCTCGCTAA
- the ATG22_3 gene encoding MFS transporter (COG:P;~EggNog:ENOG410PICK;~InterPro:IPR024671,IPR036259;~PFAM:PF11700;~TransMembrane:13 (o38-61i118-137o149-168i175-198o273-293i305-329o349-366i378-402o414-435i447-468o483-505i517-540o546-567i)) has protein sequence MAFASPPASPPDEDGQARAPRYPGEDTTPTSRQEIWGWYAYGIAAEVFAVCGVGSFLPLTLEQLARERGFLQSSHLPCVGPDSPSAPKESSPAMFRRDDTNEQCVVGLMGLEINTASFAMYTFSLAVLVQALTLISFSALADYENNRKTLLVAFGFIGSATSMLFVFIAPPVFVLGALLVVVGVVCLGSSFVVLNSFLPVLVANDPSIQNSNKESAAELHRLDPEAEYVHARTSFDRDEPNHRPPTGLGLGGATGTSSPELQLSTKISSKGVGLGYCAAVFVQLLSILLLFTLSKTSISKASGTLPLRFVLLLVGIWWFSFTMVSRRWLRSRPGPPLESTSTGASSHQPRWRIWLHLVAFAWKSLWKTVKIALKLREVIVFLVAWFLLSDAMATVSGTAILFARTELKMSTTMVALLSITATLSGMAGAFLWPIVSRYFGLKSNHTIMVCIALFELIPLYGMLAYIPLFKNWGVIGLQQPWEIYPLAIVHGVVSGGLSSYCRSFFGLLIPPGMEAAFYALYAATDKGSSFIGPAIVGVLIDATGQVRSGFFFIAVLIVLPIPLVWMVDAEKGRREGLKISEVMVRGGEGEDEEVEGLLAR, from the exons ATGGCTTTTGCATCTCCGCCGGCCTCTCCtccggatgaggatggcCAGGCCCGCGCGCCGCGCTATCCCGGCGAGGATACAACGCCCACCAGCCGCCAGGAAATCTGGGGATGGTACGCCTATGGTATCGCTGCTGAAGTGTTCGCGGTATGCGGCGTAG GCtcattccttcccctcacacTGGAGCAATTGGCCCGTGAGCGCGGGTTCCTCCAAAGCAGCCATTTGCCGTGTGTCGGTCCCGACTCGCCCTCCGCGCCCAAGGAATCATCCCCAGCCATGTTTCGCCGCGATGATACCAATGAGCAGTGTGTGGTTGGACTGATGGGATTGGAGATCAACACGGCCAGTTTCGCCATGTATACTTTCTCTCTGGCGGTTCTGGTGCAGGCGTTGACTCTGATCTCATTCAGCGCACTGGCAGACTATG AGAACAATCGCAAGACGCTTCTTGTCGCATTTGGATTTATCGGATCAGCAACAAGCATGCTATTCGTTTTCATCGCGCCCCCAGTATTCGTACTGGGTGCGCTTTTAGTCGTCGTTGGAGTCGTCTGTCTTGGCTCATCCTTCGTCGTACTGAATTCCTTCCTACCAGTGCTCGTCGCCAATGACCCCTCTATCCAGAACAGCAACAAGGAATCCGCCGCCGAACTGCATCGGCTCGATCCAGAAGCCGAATACGTACACGCCCGCACATCCTTTGATAGGGACGAACCGAACCATCGCCCTCCAACCGGGCTCGGTCTAGGCGGCGCAACTGGCACTTCCTCCCCAGAATTGCAGTTGTCAACCAAGATCTCCTCGAAGGGCGTTGGTCTCGGCTACTGCGCAGCAGTGTTTGTCCAACTACTCAGTATCCTGTTGCTCTTCACCCTATCCAAAACCTCAATCTCCAAGGCCTCTGGCACGCTTCCTTTGCGCTTCGTGCTCCTACTCGTTGGTATCTGGTGGTTCAGCTTCACCATGGTGAGCCGGCGCTGGCTGCGCAGCCGTCCCGGACCACCCCTCGAATCTACTTCAACAGGCGCAAGCAGCCACCAACCCCGCTGGCGTATCTGGCTTCACCTCGTTGCCTTCGCGTGGAAGTCATTGTGGAAAACGGTTAAAATAGCTCTCAAACTCCGCGAAGTGATTGTTTTCCTCGTGGCGTGGTTCCTCCTGTCAGACGCAATGGCCACCGTCTCCGGTACGGCAATCCTCTTCGCCCGCACCGAACTCAAAATGAGCACAACCATGGTTGCCCTCCTTTCCATCACCGCAACACTTTCCGGTATGGCAGGAGCGTTCCTGTGGCCTATTGTCTCCCGATACTTCGGTCTCAAGTCCAACCATACCATCATGGTCTGCATTGCTTTGTTCGAACTCATCCCGCTTTATGGTATGCTTGCATACATTCCTCTATTTAAAAACTGGGGCGTGATCGGATTGCAACAGCCATGGGAAATCTATCCCCTTGCCATTGTGCATGGAGTCGTTTCCGGTGGGTTGTCTTCGTATTGTCGGAGTTTCTTCGGGTTGTTGATTCCTCCCGGTATGGAAGCCGCGTTTTATGCACTTTACGCTGCGACAGACAAGGGGAGCTCGTTCATCGGACCTGCAATCGTCGGTGTGCTTATCGATGCAACCGGACAGGTGCGGAGTGGATTCTTCTTTATTGCGGTGTTGATTGTCTTGCCTATTCCTCTGGtatggatggtggatgcggagaagggaagaagagagggactCAAGATTTCAGAGGTTATGGTgaggggtggagagggagaggatgaggaggtggagggattgCTGGCTAGGTAG
- a CDS encoding uncharacterized protein (COG:S;~EggNog:ENOG410PN8D), with product MDMETASLAVNLLEDPLFPTFAEAPCGTDINTHFRDVEQLSCPLELPSPETEVANLLAQIPPLQPPMMSLTHDNPSTTVIKTRSSLPISTIITERLQFGMDVLKQAPKMMVLESQTPWCHRQLYKDGMPRSMQDALACCALYMARNDINAPVILSSFKTRIDDLRASPPPSTPLEALAHTQSLILYQIMRLFDGDIHARLSAEPFIPMLETSAFNLLNYIYFPAAEPDTALTAPMDAVMQSWKEWVYQESARRTALFTFYLVQVYRFVTGENNLSCDGRLGLNHSWYLSAPLWNAQTSFDFAVAWNEHQHFVVCNADFGHVLECARPSDVDVFGRMLLSTLLGIDQAKAWFYSRGAIL from the exons ATGGACATGGAGACAGCATCGCTTGCAGTAAACCTCCTGGAAGACCCTTTGTTTCCCACCTTTGCCGAAGCCCCGTGTGGGACCGATATCAACACGCACTTCCGAGATGTAGAGCAGTTATCATGTCCCCTCGAGCTTCCGAGCCCCGAAACCGAAGTCGCCAATCTACTGGCCCAAATCCCACCTCTGCAACCTCCTATGATGTCGCTAACACATGACAATCCAAGTACTACTGTGATCAAGACAAGGTCTTCGCTGCCCATATCGACAATAATCACGGAACGCCTACAGTTCGGCATGGATGTGCTGAAACAAGCACCCAAAATGATGGTCCTCGAAAGCCAGACACCCTGGTGTCATCGCCAATTGTACAAGGACGGCATGCCCAGGTCAATGCAAG ACGCTCTCGCCTGCTGCGCCCTCTACATGGCTCGAAATGATATCAATGCTCCTGTTATCCTCTCATCCTTCAAAACCCGCATTGACGATTTGCGTGCTTCTCCGCCACCGAGCACGCCTCTCGAAGCACTTGCACACACTCAATCACTGATACTGTATCAGATAATGCGCCTGTTCGACGGGGATATCCATGCCCGACTGTCCGCCGAGCCTTTTATCCCCATGCTGGAAACATCAGCTTTCAACCttctgaattatatatacttcccAGCCGCAGAGCCTGATACTGCTCTTACCGCGCCCATGGATGCCGTCATGCAGTCCTGGAAAGAATGGGTATACCAGGAATCTGCGCGTCGCACCGCCCTTTTCACGTTTTATCTGGTGCAAGTATACCGGTTCGTGACGGGCGAGAACAACCTTAGCTGCGACGGCCGTCTCGGTCTCAACCACTCATGGTACCTATCCGCACCCCTGTGGAATGCGCAGACTTCATTCGACTTTGCAGTTGCATGGAACGAGCATCAGCATTTTGTGGTCTGCAATGCAGATTTTGGCCATGTGCTTGAATGCGCGCGACCGTCTGATGTGGATGTTTTTGGACGGATGCTCCTCAGTACGCTTTTAGGAATTGATCAAGCGAAGGCTTGGTTTTATTCCCGAGGAgctattttataa
- a CDS encoding uncharacterized protein (COG:S;~EggNog:ENOG410PZID;~SECRETED:SignalP(1-18)) translates to MIPAILTGVSMLAGSAYASAVQPVRAAGGCTNINSYSPETGTTGYFMLAASECKNVTAPDQACAIEGFGDTSVVFRTAGETGIHMGYIAIGSENDEAKNPIICDDSSPSILNGLVETGVSGYSFQPLNISSIPYTALLMWGLDEQASVPVDFYHHYVNGTQQDGLFIGANNVTTWAIKEYSDSGSKLPYWLFRLLGPDSEDPITGAALEEGELVTYIKVRY, encoded by the exons ATGATTCCCGCTATCCTGACCGGAGTTTCTATGCTCGCAGGCTCTGCCTACGCTTCGGCTGTGCAACCCGTTCGCGCCGCCGGAGGATGCACCAACATCAATTCGTACTCCCCGGAGACCGGAACCACCGGCTACTTCATGCTTGCTGCTAGCGAATGCAAGAACGTTACCGCGCCGGATCAGGCTTGCGCTATTGAGGGTTTCGGTGATACCAGCGTTGTCTTCCGCACTGCTGGAGAGACTGGTATCCATATGGGATAT ATCGCCATCGGCTCCGAAAACGACGAAGCCAAGAACCCCATCATCTGTGACGACTCCTCTCCTTCTATTCTCAATGGTCTCGTTGAGACCGGCGTGAGCGGATATAGCTTCCAGCCATTGAACATCAGTTCTATCCCCTATACCGCGCTGTTGATGTGGGGATTGGACGAGCAGGCGTCTGTCCCGGTCGACTTTTACCACCACTATGTGAACGGCACGCAGCAGGACGGCCTGTTTATTGGCGCCAACAATGTCACTACTTGGGCTATCAAGGAATACTCTGATTCTGGATCGAAGCTGCCGTACTGGTTGTTCCGGCTGTTGGGGCCCGATAGTGAGGATCCTATCACTGGTGCGGCattggaggagggtgagttgGTTACCTATATTAAGGTTAGGTATTAG
- a CDS encoding NmrA/HSCARG family protein (COG:G,M;~EggNog:ENOG410PP90;~InterPro:IPR036291,IPR008030;~PFAM:PF13460,PF05368), whose product MSVFVCGATGTQGGAIAKYLHEKGIKVHTVTRTPLSTKSQHLRALGAEVIAGDYNNEASLRASLANCTGLFLNMVPDFQNPDIEVIRGRRLLTLAKEAGVKHVVYSSAFAVNEPHKIRTFTPTGFVGKMLLPKKALENEIRTMGFERWTILRPGSFMTNFLAPMVYMYSGLVDKGCWVTAWTTETKIPLVDPMDIGKFGAMALTDEKFHGKEIGIAGELLTVEEIVKELVNATGRDLKAAYLTEEEIEAQAAVNPLIEAQLAMRDMAQFADLEATEEWDLDLGTFERFLKRENEKVVKTFSI is encoded by the coding sequence ATGTCCGTCTTCGTCTGTGGCGCAACCGGCACCCAAGGCGGTGCCATAGCAAAGTACCTCCATGAAAAGGGCATCAAAGTACACACTGTCACCCGCACCCCGCTCTCCACAAAGTCACAGCACCTGCGCGCCCTGGGTGCTGAAGTGATTGCGGGTGACTACAACAACGAAGCATCCCTCCGAGCCAGTCTCGCCAATTGCACTGGTCTCTTCCTGAACATGGTCCCCGACTTCCAAAACCCCGACATCGAAGTTATCCGCGGCCGGCGACTCCTCACTCTCGCCAAAGAAGCTGGCGTCAAGCATGTTGTCTACAGCAGCGCCTTCGCCGTCAACGAACCCCACAAGATCCGCACCTTCACTCCAACTGGCTTCGTCGGGAAGATGCTGCTACCTAAGAAGGCGCTTGAAAATGAGATTCGGACAATGGGTTTCGAGCGATGGACTATTCTGCGTCCTGGAAGCTTTATGACAAACTTTCTAGCGCCGATGGTGTATATGTATTCTGGGTTAGTGGATAAGGGATGTTGGGTTACTGCGTGGACGACGGAGACGAAGATCCCGCTGGTCGATCCGATGGATATTGGGAAATTTGGAGCAATGGCGCTGACTGATGAGAAGTTTCATGGCAAGGAGATTGGAATTGCGGGGGAGTTGTTGACCGTTGAGGAGATAGTGAAGGAGCTCGTGAATGCCACAGGGCGGGATCTCAAGGCTGCTTACTTAactgaggaggagattgaagcCCAGGCTGCTGTTAACCCGCTCATTGAAGCGCAGTTGGCGATGCGAGACATGGCACAGTTTGCGGATTTGGAGGCGACAGAGGAGTGGGATCTCGACCTGGGGACATTCGAGCGGTTTCTGAAGAGAGAGAACGAGAAGGTTGTGAAGACGTTTTCTATTTAG
- a CDS encoding uncharacterized protein (COG:S;~EggNog:ENOG410PX4D) yields MRHYPSIIPATCNHPECVTTQQKILQSDQYTGTAPQIASQDYPLPQDLANNSMNLSFLRTCRQIYYEARHIPYMRTIFSPSKLELSPNFHFACIAGKFNRYNISK; encoded by the coding sequence ATGCGGCACTATCCATCAATCATACCCGCAACCTGCAACCACCCAGAGTGTGTGACAACACAACAGAAGATCCTCCAATCTGACCAGTACACTGGTACCGCACCTCAAATCGCGTCTCAAGACTATCCTCTGCCGCAGGACCTTGCGAATAATTCTATGaacctttctttccttcgcACCTGCCGTCAGATCTACTATGAAGCCCGACATATACCCTATATGCGCACTATTTTTTCACCCAGCAAGTTGGAACTTTCTCCAAATTTCCATTTTGCTTGCATCGCTGGCAAGTTCAATCGATACAATATCTCAAAATAA
- a CDS encoding uncharacterized protein (COG:T;~EggNog:ENOG410PKAJ;~InterPro:IPR035965,IPR000014,IPR000700;~PFAM:PF13426) has protein sequence MDHFDATSLRSYPSTVALDNIPPSDAPSPWRTSTSSASISEDESREVRRRRPSEILLGFPRPPSRAHITTKALVSRPSVKTLRRNYMIHELPLLHQPNPYYDESDEFNPVCDPGLSYDLIAPQHDTQEAPPLHALEKIADLVFSSEHMLTVLHNPRYLAQFRVFLLEERPRSLHRLTYYLTARKALKAIDYANCLVRCFVDDAQPKSSVSSMSGQKIGEITHPALQQRVQEALKMLTDEELPAFITSRCIGITSRVVEERVRGTLPKRFQRTDEEKALAEVFCLTDPSRRDNPIVFASEEFHRTTQYGMDYVLGRNCRFLQGPKTNPNSVRRIREALKAGRHHSELFLNYRRDGSPFMNLLQCAPLCDSHGRVRYFIGAQIDVSGLVMDGVQMESLRDLQKQQMRDGVEVEEAPIGIQRDEFRDLSELFSPRELKVTQDIGGSLFQPMTSPALRNSCRTRWSVAEGEESVEGDGIREKDTKMGTALIGVYENYLLVRPYPSLRILFTSPSLQIPGILQSSFLSRIGSSAAVRDELLHALMSGRSVTARIKWLNRFNAQGRDRWVHCTPLLASNGEVGVWMVVVVDDDE, from the exons ATGGACCACTTCGACGCAACTTCGCTGCGTTCCTACCCCTCCACTGTCGCATTGGACAATATCCCCCCCTCAGATGCGCCTTCGCCATGGCGAACATCTACGTCTTCCGCTTCCATCAGCGAAGATGAGTCGCGAGAGGTGCGCAGACGGCGACCCAGCGAAATCCTTCTCGGATTCCCTCGTCCCCCTAGTCGTGCACATATCACGACAAAAGCTCTGGTCTCGAGGCCGTCTGTCAAGACACTTCGTAGGAACTATATGATTCAcgagcttcctcttcttcaccaGCCGAACCCTTACTATGACGAATCCGACGAGTTCAATCCTGTCTGTGACCCTGGCTTGTCCTATGATCTTATTGCACCACAGCACGACACACAAGAGGCCCCGCCACTTCATGCTCTCGAAAAGATCGCTGATCTCGTCTTCTCATCGGAGCATATGCTTACCGTTCTGCACAACCCGCGCTATCTGGCGCAATTTCGCGTATTTCTTCTTGAGGAGCGTCCACGCTCTCTCCACAGGTTGACTTACTACTTGACCGCGCGTAAAGCCCTCAAGGCAATCGATTACGCGAATTGCTTGGTGCGATGCTTTGTCGATGATGCTCAACCGAAATCATCGGTGTCTTCAATGTCAGGACAGAAAATCGGAGAAATCACCCATCCGGCACTGCAACAGCGGGTACAGGAGGCCTTGAAGATGCTTACTGATGAGGAACTCCCTGCATTTATTACCTCGCGCTGCATAGGAATTACCAGTCGCGTGGTGGAGGAAAGGGTCAGGGGGACCCTACCCAAGAGGTTCCAGAGaacggatgaggagaaggccctGGCGGAGGTGTTCTGTCTTACAGATCCGTCGAGACGTGATAATCCGATCGTTTTTGCTTCTGAGG AATTCCATCGCACGACGCAGTATGGCATGGACTATGTGCTTGGACGGAATTGTCGGTTTTTGCAGGGACCAAAGACGAATCCTAATAGTGTGCGGAGGATCAGGGAGGCATTGAAAGCGGGAAGGCATCATTCGGAGTTGTTTCTGAATTA CCGTCGCGATGGCTCTCCTTTCATGAATCTTCTTCAGTGCGCTCCACTATGCGACAGCCATGGTAGAGTGCGGTACTTCATCGGGGCCCAGATCGATGTCAGTGGGTTGGTTATGGACGGTGTCCAGATGGAGTCACTGCGAGATTTGCAAAAGCAGCAGATGAGAGACGgtgtggaagtggaagaggcACCAATTGGTATCCAGAGAGACGAGTTCCGTGATTTGAGTGAGCTATTCAGTCCACGAGAGCTGAAGGTCACTCAAGACATTGGAGGAAGTCTTTTCCAACCTATGACTTCCCCGGCATTGCGTAATAGCTGCCGGACAAGGTGGTCTGTTGCTGAAGGTGAGGAATCTGTCGAGGGCGATGGGATaagagagaaagataccAAGATGGGGACGGCGTTGATTGGTGTATATGAGAAT TATCTTCTTGTCCGTCCATATCCATCCCTAAGGATATTGTTTACTTCGCCCTCGCTGCAAATACCTGGAATACTGCAgtcctcctttctctctagAATCGGGAGTAGTGCAGCAGTTAGGGATGAGTTGCTGCATGCATTGATGAGTGGTCGGAGCGTCACAGCAAGAATCAAATGGTTGAATAGATTTAATGCACAGGGAAGGGACAGATGGGTTCATTGCACACCGCTGCTGGCAAGTAATGGGGAAGTAGGAGtttggatggtggtggttgtagatGACGATGAGTGA
- a CDS encoding uncharacterized protein (COG:E;~EggNog:ENOG410PVVX;~InterPro:IPR013057;~PFAM:PF01490;~TransMembrane:11 (i35-55o61-79i109-133o139-159i166-188o208-232i253-275o295-318i339-361o367-388i400-425o)) produces MASEGLPKTPDLSDPETQYILEGNARFRRLGWKRLTVISIVEAIALGSLGLPSAFATLGMVAGVILTIGIGLVAMYAGYNIGQVKLKYPEVGHYADVGHLLLGNVGGKIFVCSFVALLVFVIGSHCLTGAIAFQTITESSVCSVVFSIVSAAILMILAIPPSFAEIAILGYIDFASIILAIGVTVIATGIQSSTSTGTFSTDHIPWSAWPIAGITFSQAIVATNNIVFAYSFAGCLPSFMEDMHTPEDYIKTLWWLGGIQIVIYTLTGSLIYAFVGQGVQSPALLSAGPVISRVVFGIALPVIFISGSINVTVVCRYIHGKFYHDSAARFINTRKGWMTWLGLISLVTVLAWVIAEAIPIFSELLSIISALFVSGLSFYIPPVMWFVLLRDGAWYEKHNLRPAMCNLVVFIVGMIVFGCGTYSSIAELVTEFRSGEISKPFTC; encoded by the exons ATGGCCAGCGAAGGCCTTCCGAAGACTCCGGATCTGTCCGATCCCGAGACCCAATACATTTTAGAGGGCAATGCCAGATTTCGCCGGCTAGGATGGAAGCGCCTCACGGTTATTTCCATAGTGGAGGCAATAGCCCTCGGGAGCTTGGGCCTGCCTTCTGCCTTCGCTACGCTGGGCATGGTTGCGGGTGTCATTCTCACAATCGGTATCGGACTGGTAGCGATGTATGCGGGCTATAACATTGGACAAGTGAAATTAAAGTACCCCGAAGTTGGGCACTACGCGGATGTTGGCCATCTTCTTTTGGGAAATGTGGGAGGCAAGATCTTCGTTTGCAGCTTCGTCGCCCTACTGGTCTTTGTCATTGGCTCTCACTGCTTGACCGGCGCAATTGCGTTCCAGACTATCACTGAAAGCAGCGTGTGTTCGGTGGTCTTCAGTATTGTCTCCGCTGCCATTCTGATGATCCTCGCCATTCCTCCATCCTTTGCGGAAATCGCAATTCTTGGTTATATTGATTTCGCTTCGATTATCTTGGCCATCGGAGTCACGGTAATTGCCACTGGCATCCAAAGCTCCACTTCCACCGGCACCTTCTCCACTGATCATATCCCGTGGTCTGCGTGGCCCATAGCTGGGATCACTTTCTCGCAAGCGATTGTGGCCACGAACAATATTGTCTTCGCTTATTCTTTCGCTGGCTGCCTGCCTTCCTTCATGGAAGACATGCATACTCCGGAGGATTACATCAAAACCCTATGGTGGCTAGGAGGCATCCAAATCGTCATCTACACATTGACAGGGTCGCTTATCTACGCTTTTGTGGGCCAGGGCGTGCAATCTCCTGCCCTACTATCAGCCGGACCAGTCATTTCAAGAGTGGTTTTCGGCATAGCTCTTccagtcatcttcatctccggcTCTATCAACGTGACGGTCGTCTGCAGATACATTCACGGCAAATTCTACCATGACTCGGCCGCTCGCTTTATCAACACCCGAAAGGGCTGGATGACTTGGTTGGGTCTCATTTCCCTTGTTACTGTTCTCGCCTGGGTCATTGCCGAGGCTATACCGATTTTCTCGGAGCTACTGTCCATCATCTCGGCACTTTTTGTATCCGGTCTGTCGTTTTACATTCCTCCCGTGATGTGGTTTGTGCTTTTGAGGGATGGGGCGTGGTATGAGAAACACAATCTACGGCCTGCGATGTGTAATTTGGTGGTCTTTATTGTCGGTATGATTGTTTTCGGTTGCGGTACTTACTCGAGTATTGCCGAGCTG GTTACTGAGTTTCGGTCGGGGGAGATAAGTAAACCTTTTACGTGTTAA